Proteins encoded in a region of the Excalfactoria chinensis isolate bCotChi1 chromosome 16, bCotChi1.hap2, whole genome shotgun sequence genome:
- the P2RX4 gene encoding P2X purinoceptor 4 — protein sequence MAACCGAVRGFLFEYDTPRIVLIRSRKVGLINRAVQLAILAYVIGWVFLWEKGYQETDSVVSSVTTKVKGVTMTDTPTLGTRIWDVADYVIPPQEKNAVFIMTNMIFTLNQSQGHCPELPDYNTECNNDSSCIPGYISTHSNGIQTGACIPYNSSIKTCEVFAWCPVEDDYHIPKPAFLQGAENFTILIKNNIWYPKFNFSKRNILPNFSSTYLKNCIYDAQTDPFCPIFRLGKIVEAAGQNFQEMAVEGGVMGLQINWDCNLDRSASHCVPKYSFRRLDNKDSAKTVSPGYNFRFAKYYKESSGIETRTLVKAYGIRIDIIVFGKAGKFDVIPTMINIGSGLALFGVATVLCDFVVLYCMKKRYFYREKKYKYVEDYQLGAGETYGTGS from the exons ATGGCTGCGTGCTGCGGGGCTGTGCGCGGCTTCCTCTTCGAGTACGACACCCCCCGCATCGTGCTGATCCGCAGCCGCAAAGTCGGGCTCATCAACCGCGCCGTGCAGCTCGCCATCCTCGCCTACGTGATCGG CTGGGTCTTTCTGTGGGAGAAGGGCTACCAGGAGACGGATTCTGTGGTCAGTTCTGTTACCACGAAGGTGAAAGGAGTAACAATGACAGATACGCCCACCTTGGGAACCAGGATCTGGGATGTAGCTGACTATGTCATCCCTCCCCAG GAGAAGAACGCTGTGTTTATCATGACCAACATGATATTCACACTGAaccagagccaaggccattgCCCAGAG CTTCCAGATTATAACACAGAGTGCAACAACGACAGCAGCTGCATTCCAGGATATATCAGCACCCACAGCAATG GTATTCAGACCGGGGCGTGCATACCATACAACAGCAGCATCAAGACCTGTGAAGTTTTTGCATGGTGCCCTGTGGAGGACGACTATCACATACCCAA GCCGGCATTCTTGCAAGGAGCTGAGAACTTCACCATTCTGATAAAGAACAACATTTGGTATCCCAAGTTCAACTTCAGCAA GCGAAACATCCTCCCCAACTTCAGTTCCACTTATCTCAAGAACTGCATCTATGATGCCCAGACAGATCCCTTCTGCCCTATCTTTCGTCTGGGGAAAATAGTTGAAGCTGCAGGGCAGAACTTCCAGGAAATGGCTGTGGAG ggtgGGGTCATGGGGCTGCAGATCAACTGGGACTGCAACCTCGACAGATCTGCTTCCCACTGTGTGCCCAAGTATTCCTTCCGGCGCCTGGACAACAAGGACTCTGCCAAAACCGTCTCACCTGGGTACAACTTCAG GTTTGCAAAATACTACAAGGAGAGTAGTGGCATTGAAACACGAACACTTGTCAAAGCTTATGGCATCCGCATTGATATCATAGTGTTTGGAAAG GCAGGCAAATTTGATGTCATTCCTACAATGATTAACATCGGCTCTGGCTTAGCGCTGTTTGGAGTG GCAACAGTGCTATGTGACTTCGTTGTCCTGTACTGCATGAAAAAGAGATACTTCTATCGGGAGAAGAAGTACAAATATGTGGAGGATTACCAACTG GGTGCAGGTGAGACGTACGGAACAGGCTCCtga